The stretch of DNA CGCGTCCGGATCGCTGGCAATGGTGCCGCCGCTCGGAGCCACGGTGTGGAGCGACGCCAGGGCGTCGGACAGGCCGAGGGAAGCCACGAACTCCCGCAGCATCGGCTCCCACGCAGAGCCACCGGTGACGATGCCGAACCGACCGCGCGCGGCGGCCTCGCGGCAGGCGGCCTCCGCCATGCCAACCACCGGCACCCGTGACAGCTCCCGCAACGCGAGCAGTCCGGGATCGCCGAAGCAGGCCAGATACACGGCGTCGCAAGCGGAGCCGTGCTCGGCAAGGGCATCGAGGGCAGCGTGGCCTGCGATCGCCGCAGCGGCCCGGCTCGCGATGTAGCGGGCCCCGAAGCGTCCGGTAACGGCGCAAAGCTCCGCCCGGCCGTCGAGCTGCGCACGGACATGGCCGGCCACGAGGTCGGTGACATGCGGACTGGTATTCGGGTTGATCAGCAGGATGCGCATCCGACCTCCGCGCATAGAAAAGCCCCCGGGGCTGAAAGCTCCGGGGGCTCGCCTCATTCGTTCAGGCGGATCAGTGCGCCACGAAGGTGGCACCGTCCTCTTCGGTCCGGGCGGGCTTGGCCACGGGCAGCGGCTCCTCCCACTCGATGGCGACAGGCTGGCGAACCAGCGCCTTCTCCAGCACCTGATCCATCCGCGAGACCGGGATGATTTCCAGCCCGTTCTTGAC from Methylobacterium sp. PvR107 encodes:
- a CDS encoding aspartate/glutamate racemase family protein; translated protein: MRILLINPNTSPHVTDLVAGHVRAQLDGRAELCAVTGRFGARYIASRAAAAIAGHAALDALAEHGSACDAVYLACFGDPGLLALRELSRVPVVGMAEAACREAAARGRFGIVTGGSAWEPMLREFVASLGLSDALASLHTVAPSGGTIASDPDAALAMLVEAGRACAASGSETVILGGAGLAGLAARIAPQVPIPVICSVEAGTRAVLAAADGSATAWPELDPVESVGLAPSLAARLLDSRRGSEMRSLHRTGAMP